Proteins found in one Micromonospora sp. WMMD1082 genomic segment:
- a CDS encoding alpha/beta hydrolase — MEPDLLGPPYERRTIDLGRDDEGPVVATLVRRRAERPTGRAVLYVHGFVDYFFQTHVADFFAARGWDFYALDLRKYGRSLLPHQTANFCRGLDDYFPELDSAARIVRTEDGHDTLLAMGHSTGGLIVSLWAHARRDAGLVDGLFLNSPFFDLNAPWFVRRPLAAAAARLGRRAPHRILPFGLGTVYGESIHADHRGEWTYDLAWKPLAGFPVRAGWLDAVRTGQRRLRAGLRIPVPVLLACSTRSFRGTKWQDAASLADAVLDVEHMVRWAPRLGRHVTVARFDGGMHDLTLSGPAVREKVFAEVGRWAEAFLGAGPTTTHPAPPQPRRPPTEQPATATEAGARADA, encoded by the coding sequence GTGGAACCCGACCTGCTTGGCCCGCCGTACGAACGGCGCACCATCGACCTGGGCCGCGACGACGAGGGCCCGGTGGTGGCCACCCTGGTCCGCCGCCGGGCCGAGCGCCCCACCGGGCGCGCCGTACTCTACGTGCACGGCTTCGTCGACTACTTCTTCCAGACCCACGTGGCCGACTTTTTCGCCGCCCGGGGCTGGGACTTCTACGCGCTCGACCTGCGCAAGTACGGCCGCAGTCTGCTACCGCACCAGACCGCCAACTTCTGCCGGGGCCTCGATGACTACTTCCCGGAGCTGGACTCCGCCGCGCGGATCGTCCGCACCGAGGACGGGCACGACACCCTGCTGGCCATGGGCCACTCGACCGGCGGTCTGATCGTCTCGCTCTGGGCGCACGCCCGCCGCGACGCCGGCCTGGTCGACGGCCTCTTCCTCAACAGCCCCTTCTTCGACCTCAACGCCCCCTGGTTCGTGCGTCGACCCCTCGCGGCCGCCGCCGCACGCCTGGGCCGCAGGGCGCCGCACCGCATCCTCCCGTTCGGGCTCGGCACGGTGTACGGCGAGAGCATCCACGCCGACCATCGCGGCGAGTGGACGTACGACCTGGCCTGGAAGCCGCTGGCCGGCTTCCCCGTCCGGGCCGGCTGGCTGGACGCCGTCCGCACCGGTCAGCGGCGGCTGCGCGCCGGGCTGCGCATCCCGGTACCGGTGCTGCTCGCCTGCTCCACCCGATCGTTTCGGGGCACGAAGTGGCAGGACGCGGCGAGCCTCGCCGACGCCGTCCTCGACGTGGAGCACATGGTCCGCTGGGCGCCACGCCTCGGCCGGCACGTCACCGTCGCCCGCTTCGACGGCGGCATGCACGACCTGACGCTCTCCGGCCCCGCCGTACGCGAGAAGGTCTTCGCCGAGGTCGGCCGGTGGGCCGAGGCGTTCCTCGGTGCCGGACCGACGACCACCCACCCGGCCCCGCCGCAGCCCCGGCGACCGCCGACGGAGCAACCTGCGACGGCAACGGAGGCCGGCGCCCGTGCGGACGCCTGA
- a CDS encoding HPF/RaiA family ribosome-associated protein, which translates to MSADPATTAATGPATVAKCLRLGAGFSQADRDWIVTQFATLDARLATFHADATELEVSVKNREARGQRITLECWIAGRQKIVTTSTEEDLRAALHDARDDLRRKLNDAKTRQEPRNNKHLRVTAPPGQATPDGKPADELAGAGKTTDER; encoded by the coding sequence ATGAGCGCGGACCCGGCCACCACCGCGGCGACGGGCCCGGCCACCGTGGCGAAGTGCCTCCGGCTCGGCGCCGGTTTCTCGCAGGCCGACCGGGACTGGATCGTCACGCAGTTCGCCACGCTCGACGCCCGCCTGGCCACCTTCCACGCCGACGCCACCGAACTCGAGGTGTCGGTGAAGAACCGGGAGGCCAGAGGCCAACGGATCACGCTGGAGTGCTGGATCGCCGGCCGCCAGAAGATCGTCACCACCTCGACCGAGGAGGATCTGCGCGCCGCGCTCCACGACGCCCGCGACGACCTGCGCCGCAAGCTCAACGACGCGAAGACCCGGCAGGAGCCGCGCAACAACAAGCACCTGCGGGTCACCGCCCCGCCCGGCCAGGCCACGCCGGACGGTAAGCCGGCCGACGAACTGGCCGGCGCGGGGAAGACGACCGACGAGAGGTGA
- a CDS encoding single-stranded DNA-binding protein, producing the protein MFDTYMTIVGNVLTAPEWRRTTQSNTLVANFKVASTARRLDRDSGRWVDGNSLRVRVNCWRKLAEGVAASVMVGDPVVVCGRLYTRDWTDDAGNHRTLYELEAVVVGHDLSRGRGRFLRNRPSLATSAVSDPEAESRVHGEPTEPVPDGQAPALPDHRPVDDDFELPDFALPRAGLSGGYGQEPTGDIDPTGDIDPPDAIGDEDPLSPDPFDDVTDAEETTSGELTPVSSRGTGSEAGSPGRPEESGADDATTGRGRRGRGRLPQPA; encoded by the coding sequence ATGTTCGATACCTACATGACGATTGTCGGGAACGTGCTGACCGCGCCGGAGTGGCGCCGCACGACGCAGAGCAACACGCTGGTGGCCAACTTCAAGGTCGCCTCGACCGCCCGGCGCCTCGACCGCGACAGCGGGCGCTGGGTCGACGGCAACAGCCTGCGCGTACGGGTCAACTGCTGGCGGAAGCTCGCCGAGGGGGTGGCCGCCTCGGTGATGGTCGGCGACCCCGTGGTGGTTTGCGGCCGGCTCTACACCCGCGACTGGACCGACGACGCCGGCAACCATCGCACGCTGTACGAGTTGGAGGCGGTCGTGGTCGGCCACGACCTGTCCCGAGGGCGGGGGCGCTTCCTGCGTAACCGGCCCAGCCTGGCCACCAGCGCGGTCTCCGACCCCGAGGCCGAGAGCCGGGTGCACGGTGAGCCGACCGAGCCGGTTCCGGACGGGCAGGCGCCCGCCCTACCCGACCACCGCCCGGTCGACGACGACTTCGAGTTGCCCGACTTCGCCCTGCCACGAGCCGGATTGTCCGGCGGCTACGGCCAGGAGCCGACCGGCGACATCGATCCGACCGGCGACATCGATCCGCCCGACGCCATCGGCGACGAGGACCCGCTGTCGCCCGACCCGTTCGACGACGTCACCGACGCCGAGGAGACAACCTCCGGCGAGCTGACCCCGGTGTCCAGCCGGGGCACCGGGTCCGAGGCGGGGTCGCCGGGGCGTCCGGAGGAATCGGGGGCGGACGACGCGACGACCGGGCGTGGCCGGCGGGGGCGCGGGCGGCTGCCACAGCCGGCCTGA